AAGAACATCTAGATTAATGGCAGAGCacaacatttacatgtacatacaagcTGTGTAAAGGGcctttttaagaaaaaaaaagaaagagctgTTTagcagaggtctgcactctaGGAGtgcatttctagtttcttcatattttttatgtGAATTGTTATTGATATCAAATCAATAAGAAGACAGGAAGAGACCATTCTTTAATCCATTTTAACAAAGTGTGTATAAAACAACACTATATGGTTATAAATACATTATTCACTGTTGCTTTACCAGGTCTGGAGCATGACGAAAGATGATAGGGAAGGCATAAGCAGTTGCATACAGGGTGGAGAGAATACTTGTGATGTACGACTGTCTAACTTCTCTGCTCCTTGGTATTTGCTGGATGATGtactggaggaaaaaaaaaaataatactgaaATTATTAGTAAAGCATGCTTGAAGCTAATGAAACAAATCTGCCTTAGCCACAGAGGGAAGATATTCAATATACTCACAGCAGAGAAAACTTTCAAAGTAACAGATGAACATAGGAACAAGAAACATTTCATAGATCAGAGTTATCTTGACATAACAGCCAAGCAGAAAGAAATATAAGCAAAATCAGACATACACATTTACAACATATTTTTCTGGATCACTGTCCCAAGTGAAACCTACAAAAATTTGAGAATGCCTTGCCATGTGACTTGTGgggtgctattcacaaatttaaaaacacacaaaaatattaactctgatcctgacatgaatgtgacgtgcacgcaAACGTTTCCccgttcagtactgtactccacaatcgtgAATTTTACCATTCATGAAATTATTGGAAAGtcccaatttgcgaaaaattagactcgataatggcatatacagtactttcCGCACATCTGACTTTACATTGTATGGTCTGCATAAACCCATGGCTAAAATCCATTAGCTGGATTTTTTGTCAAGTTTGTGAACTGCCACAACACATTTGGCTCATTTACAAGTTTCCTCTTATGAGCAGGCACCATTAATCGCTGGTATGGCAGTTACAATGTCATGCATTTTGGAAGATGTTTTGCATATTATTCAGCATGTCACTGCAAAATGGTAAGACTCCCTGTATACCACCTTGATGCTCTAGTACATGCACTTCATGCAATATACAGGGCTACACACTCATCCATGTTTTTCTACAGGTCCGATCTGTCTGacggaccagtaggtacccacttgtaaaattttttactggtccattcctgaaaaagttactggtccaacagttaTTTTTACGTGTCTGGACCATTGGACCAGTGCCCGTATGCAACATTGCAATATACAATTTTATAGCAAGTTTGATAGTCAGTTTGATAATAAGAGGTATTAAAATGAAGTCATTATTTGATGCATTGCTGGcagaactggggggggggggggggatgctcagggggccccccactttttttttcacccgtacataggaatacatagtgtgtcaccactttgggccccccactttttttaccccggaagtggcagtagaaaaaaaaaagaaaatagaatgaaaccttaaagggactgtacagtactggttgaggtggggattcttgttttgaacattcctaagtgagataatgaggaacctcttatgaaatatgaaagagcatacagtaattttaagaaggattcaacatttatttgatgaaaactggttttcaaatggctcgggggccccccacttttttttttttcacccgtacataggaatacatagcgggtcaccactttgggcccccactttttttaccccggaagtggcagtagaaaaaaaaaagaatatctttGAGCCCAGTATTGCGCTgaagacgttttttttttttttgcttgtcagctgaagaaacccggaagtggaaagaGCTCACGAAaccgtgcccccccccccccccatttcgaAAATGTGGCACCAGTGGTGTGATGAGCAGCCACTCTCTACAGATGCCCTGCAATGGAAGCAAGCCTTGTCAATATTGCCTAGAGCATGGGTTTTTCTGGCCTAAACAGGGAGCAGACATGAGACATGATAGATCCATGATCTATCAAAAATGTCTTCTCTGTGGACTCATTAGTTTTCAGAACTTTACCTCTCTTGTTTTGCTATCCTTGCTGTCCTCAAAAGCTTTAATCTTGTCTTTACTCATCTTATCTGTGTTGGCAAGAATATACACACGGGGTGCATAGTTGTCTGACAGGCTGCTCAGAAGACGCAGGATCTCAGTGGTATGGCCACCTGAAAATATAGTTAGGGTTGTAATtttggaaaagaagaaaactactgtaaatgatgaaaactTTAATGGAAAAAATGACAGAAACTAGATTCCATTAATGACAAAAGTACTCTATATCACAATTAACACAGTCAATGTTGCTCCATAATGCCACATGAAACTATCCAAGTGCTATCCACAGTTACACATGCTTATTTGTAGGCCTACCTATTGAAATATATACACTGTCTATTCGAAATACCAGTGCCGATCAGAtctcaaaatgtgaacaactgTATATTATCAAGTATCAGCTCTACAGCAAGCATTAACATTCACTTTCTAGCAAAGCTGACATTTTTATTAATTTAATATCAAACATCAGTCCAATAGCTTTTTCTTTCAAACCACATCTACTGTTGAAAATGTTTCttgaaatcaaacacacaataaaCATTTAAGAAATAGCCCAATGTCTATTTGCATATATGGTCACCACCAAATTGCTGGCTTATAATCCTGCTGCCTTGCTCAACTGTCAATTCTAAAGTAATGTCCAGTTTCACGAAGGCTGCCCTCCCCTCCATCACGAGCGATCCTGATGCAGCCACCTGCAGGTTCCCACATGATTTAAATACATTGAATAGGTTTTCACTTGCTCTTGACAGAGTATACTTTACTGTATCAATTGCTATATCGGCCATCCACCAGCCTGCACATCATGACACTCCTTCTGATAGCTCACTTCACCTATCCCAGTTAGTTTCCTGTGTGAGCTGCTGATGAATCTCTTCATCAGGTATCAAGTTGCTCCaaatcaaatttacattttaaatGAAGAGAGGATCATAGTGACAGGTGGCCTTGATCTACTGCACAAACACCTCAGTTTACTATTACGGTGATGGTTCACTCTCAGGAATAAATTGTACTGCTTGCATGGTGACTTTGCAGGTACAAGCATAAAACCAAAACTTGGGTGATGTTCAAGAATCTGCAACTTTACTTAGTAAACATTTTGGACAATTCAAGCCACTTTCACCAATTGTACTGCATTAGGGtatatacaagtacattgtactgccCCAGGATACCTCCAACTGTACCACTTTAGCTCAGTTAGCTGCACAAAAATTCAAGCTTcactaagtttttttttttcttctaatgaaCAGGGAAAATTTGTAACAAGTATATTGCATCAAGTAATGTTGAATaatcaagaaattaaaaatTAAGTAGTACAGCATGGATGTTGTCCacttgacacacacacaaacaaaaatggaatgatttaaactaaattatatatcaatatTGTGGCTACACTGCCCAAATGATGAGGTAATGACAATCAATGTAAAACTGATTTGGACACATTGAAGTGGCCTTCAATAGACCTTCATTGCTTCACCGAACGTGAAGCTGTGTCAAGCCTCAGCTTAGCACTAGCAGTTTACGGGTTAATAAAACTCGTCTGTTTAAATAAGAGTCAATATGAACCAGGTACgacaatacatgttcaaaagtCACTTGCCTGATCCTGCCACAATCAGAGTCTTTAATCGCCCCACACACTTTGGTTTGACTTTTCCTAGTGATCTGAAGACTATCATCAATCTGAGAAAACAGACAATGACAACACCAAGCAGGATCCCTGCAGCCAGCGGCACATTCGTCTGCGATGTCATTCTTTGGGTTAAACGTTAGTTTGATTCTTTTCGACGGGGACTGACATGTTGCGCACTAACCATCTCACGGTGTGGTACAGTTTTACGCTGCAACAAACCTTACCTAGACCTACAACTACCCGCCCCGAATCGAGCTTGTGTAGCTTGTGTGCAGCTGGTTGTCAAAAGATCCTCCCAAACTAGTACTAAGGTGTCACTGCAACCACCAGCCGGTACGGTAGCCCGAATAAGCCCCCGCGGTTACTGTACAGGTGGTGGTGGTCAGTGGTGGTGTGCACAAAACACGATCCACATCCACCCACGAGTGCGAGAAGTGCGCAAGTCTTATGAACTATGGAACGCGACATGTAAAAATCAAGttcaaacgatttttttttttcatttcatccaaATTTACACAATGACTATCATCTGCATTATCAAACATTTTTATCTCGATTGTTCACAATAAACGATAAATcagacatttcatttcatttttacacaGAAATCAGCTAATTTACTGAATCAATGcataaaaatacaatacaaaaatactcggatcacctaacaacacatcgaataaaaaagaaacgaCCAAAACAAGAACCGGAACCTCTCCCTCCTCAACGTCCCTTCCACGGCCACGCCCCCTCTTAACATAGAGCTGTATGTACCCTCTATGGCTTTTAATGAAAGAGCGTACAAAAGAGCGAAGAGATGTCACTTCTTTTCTAGTAACCACCTGCCTAACAACCAGAGATTCAGCAGATTTCATACCCTAtattcagagactccaactctcccgctctcgacgggagatctcccgccgaaagcccatttttgcaaaatctcccgttctcccgcttgagatttaatttctcccgccctggctctgtgtctcccgttggaaaggatttcttacttattgccatcgtatgttgaaaaataagccttagatagcacgagagagcatctagaccCCTAGAGTTTCCAGGGCCCTtaagcgggccctggaccccagccgcaaggaacttcgcgctcgTGATGTGCCCTTTGcgcacatcaacttggagtctcccgtttgctaggggtttcaggcgggagaatctccagatcagaaggtgcttggggttggagtctctgtatatTATGCAATCAAAATgtccaaagaggttctatacaACCTCTTTGGGCCTGTCATAAGAATCCTGCAAACTGTGAAAAATTGAATTCCATGATTACTCAAGCAATTATCGGCGCCTGTCgccttagaccccgtttacagtgcggggctgggccgagccgcggccgagcccagcctcaattgcggggccgagccccgcaattttgtccgtttacactagctgccgggctcggccggccgcgcttttaattcaaaccttccaatattttgtcgtagtggcgctctgcttgtaaacaaacgcaatttggtatagcctggttttcagaccctttgccaacttgattccgtggcgacgaagtcgccgttcgggcaaaagcctttgccgaaggaaaaatcatTTGCAGGACAagaaaaccaccttaaactatactagttttcgacgttgagggggtcgtgaatagcgaaatagaaGAAAAGGGAGTCTCTTCGCAATTTGTGCGAATAGCATATGGGTTCTATAGCAAGACAAACCCTGACGCTAACCCTTAGCATTTCACTGGCTTTTGATGTTCCATGCTCCACGCCGCTCTTCCATAGAGTTTGGATATATGGAAACCAAAGAAGAGGTTCTTGATTTTAAGAATTTTGAACTGTATTTCAGAGGAAATTTAGAAATCTTGTATGCAACTTGGTGGTAATCGTGTAtggaataatattttttttcttcttcttcaaatcTCCTTGTTATTAATACCTCCGGACTGAATATTAATATCTcataaaaaaagtaatatctAACAATCTTGCGTATATTTAGTGCATAATATTGTTTGCTGGGTTTAACACTCAATTATCAAATCTTTCAAATTTAGTATTTGTCAATTGCGTGTTTCTGCCTGTTTAGTCGCATTTTACAGTTAAAGAAATACCTATTTTACTACATTCCTTCGTGTGTCCTATataaatctatatatatatttttttttttttttgcacattgtaCAATTGCTGCTGCAAATATTTTCACGACATACAGCTCAGGTTTACATTTCTGCACATAATCTTGGACgggatttacttttgtttcatatattctttatcattaagagaacattcattctatttgacaaataaacaagcagaatatagacgatataatgttagagttaaaaatgaatcttcagattgctcaaaaagacggcggcatggaaccctgatcatcaaaggcacaagtgcacctgtggaattctcttgtgcatcaatagaaaaatttcatctgtttgaataattacagtcAGTTGGAACTCCTTGCCCATATCACACACCAATTGATTTCTGTGcgaagttaaagttttgtacagagggttgaaaatacagcaaaatctgaaaactatctgaaaaattaatgtttaatttaatgaaactaaattatgctgtcattttgaaattgcctccaacactactattcagctattgctcatatcaatatcatatcatatcatatcatatcatatcatatcatatcatatcatatcatatcatatcataacaCCTCTCTTCAAGCGTTCGTAACAGCATACATATCTCACTTCGTGTAGAATTCGGGTATTTTTGATATTCCTGTTTAATGTCaaggtatcatttttttttaaataatgtgaGTTGGTGTATTATCATCGCCAAAGATTAATTTtgcatttcttcatttatatagAGTACTGATATTGTGTTGATGTTATGATGTAAAAAGGAATGTCCTTGATtagttattttgtgtttgttgaactattatattttgtcattctgttGCAGGGCCCCCTAGGATAACAATGTGTAaaccactgatggggctaccctggcttaagaaaactgaataaataaataaataaataaataaataaataaataaataaataaataaataaataaatagataaataaataaataaataaatgtcagcgttatctgatatatataatttttgaactattaaggataaAAGTGggaattgttttttgttttttgttttttgtaacacctaatATTAAGGGGCGtcattttccaatttttgtAATCGATATACGTGGTTTTTACATAGGATAGCGTTGTGTCTTGGAGTTTGCGTTAaatttgcattaattagtatttCGGCTTTGAATGATCGATCATTAAATCCATATTTCTGTGTCTCATTCTGTTCtacattttcagaattttgaaagcaaaataaaatgcaaacgaTATCtgtttggtttaaaaaaatgaatttaatgaTATTTATGTAACATTATTTTTCCAAGTTTTTGTTGACTGTTGACTGTTTACTGAAGTAAACGTGACGTTAGTCATTCTTcgataggatttttttttttgtttcaaacaatatattatttcgATTCCATCACCCATCCTTGGTTACAATTGAACATTCAGTTGTTGTTGCTAGCTGcgtgacatttcaaacatattacaaaatattacaaagtaATTCTTAGGACTGTCATTGTGTCAATTTCTGATTATTCTACTATACACAAATAATACACAGTAACTGCTTCACAAATATAATCATCCCCGCATAAttataaaatcaatttttgataATGGGTCGGCAAAACcaatatgtatgtacaatacacaatacaaaatatacccATTAGCTGCGTTCATATACTCGTCACAGCAGTAGTTATTAGATAATGAAATCAATTATTGTTATAGTAGTTAAGGGGTCAACAAAAAGCCTACATACCtatgtacacacaaacatacaaaagatTTACAAATATTCATGATCAATGTCTGTGTATAATCCATACCTATAAAACATTACCCCTCCATCGCTCACCCGAATCACCTCATCAACACTTCCCCCTCTATAAGGCATACTCCAGGTATACCTCACTCTAGTCCAGATTCTGGAcgtttttttatcattacgcATCCACGCGCGCTCCGCAGCTTATCGCGCTATCCCCTGTAACCGCTCGATATCGATGAGGGCGCCAACAAACCTGTCCGAAAAAAACGTCCAGAATGGTTTGACAGTGCGTAGGGTCAAAAGTTCATATTAGGTATGCTGACGTAATGCCCTATCTCTCTCAAGCTCATTGCGTATGCATGAAAACTaagggatcgatcacagaaaagagttctgtgggatcgaTCGATCTGCAGCCAGCTGTGTGCATTGCACCGTGAATACAGTGCGATGTGCAACAATTACTAATTATGTGCACACAGATGCCTGCATTTTTGCACAACACACATTATCACAATCAAAGAGCCAACTCTTTGATCACAATGCAATGCGAAACTCAGTACTTCAGTGATCCGTACCATGCATTGTTGCACAGCTGATTCGTGCAACGTTTTTGACTGGCTGAAAGTTGCGGTTGCAGTCATCTAGGACCTACTTTCACGTTGTGTTTTGGACTTTGTTGTGCCCAGATTCGATGATGACTTGAATATTATTCTTGAGATTGGAAATGGCTAGCTACAAATCGCCAGCTCGCCGATGGATGATTTGTGATGTGCCACTTCTAACGTCCAAACACAACATAAAACCGCAAAGAACTCTGTGAAGGTCGTGAGATGTGGACCTCAAGAAAAGTTGGAAGATTTGTTTGGCGATGTTATTGTTGGTAAAGGGGatcaatatgttttttttttgttttttttttttttttgtttttggggggtATTGTGCCAATCATGTTCATTAAAggaaataattttgtcattaattattcttcattaataatatttcatgatgaaatattcagaaattaaagaaattcttTAATTGACATAGGCACTTGTATGCACCTGTTTTCAATATTATCTAGCCCACTAAGTAACAATGTAATTTTGGAATGTAAGCTCAGGGCTGTGAGATGTGGGTTCTATGACCCGTACTTAGCTATGGCATACAAGATATCAAGCATATTCAGGGGTGGAGAAGGTGAAGAAGATACATTACACAATTTGTAGTGGAAAgttttgaagtacatgtaaggAACCAGAAAatgccttttttgtttgttcttttcccCAAATGTTAGTAGAGAGCAGTCTAAATTTAAAGAATTGCGCTAAGTTTGtaaaacttttttcattttattaccacttcatgtagggcctactgggCAGTTAGATCGAAACTATTTGCTTTGATAAATTCTGTAACAGAGACAATCAGACCAATATCCCTGTTGTAAGAATACCCCGTCACTCAGTCTTTTGTGTGTTACGTCTTCATGATGATAAAGCTAAATTTAGTAAAGCAAGATGGAGACGCTTAAGGGCATTTTTTGCTACAGAGATATTGGTAGATTGGTCTCTGCAATTACAGAAGTGAACAGTTTTGGTTGAACTGCCCTTCTgcatatgcatacatatgtatatatatatatatatatatatatatatatatatatatatacatgtatatatatatatatatatatatatattcaataatatcttcctttttttttgcaaaccaTACCTGTATTTGCTCAAAATAGTAGctccatgtatatatacattattagataagtaggcctattcatatCAAAAGACTGTATGACAGAGCAACTTGTTTGTTtctaattcacaaacatttaaGGGGGATATCAGCATGAAATTATGCTTGGGAAATGTGTGGGCcatgcacacaacacacacaaatgcatacacgcatgcgcgcacacacacacacacacacacacaaacgcacacatgcatgtgcacacacacacacactcacatgttAGCAATTTGATTAAACCCCCTATTACAATTCACATCCAAATTaaaacattgtacatatactttgtacatacagctgtaattacaatgtagtagactttactttttttccacGTTTATGGCGGCTGATTATTGGTAAATAagttaagattttttttcagtgttgagGTGTGGTCAGGAAATAGGTCAATTTATCactgttgtactttgaaatgtacaatgtacagtgtacatgtacattgtacatgtgcaatATATGTTCTGTTAAATACACTGTGtagtcttcatcatttcatgtcCAGTAAGAGCAGACagcaaagtgaaaacaaatggaCTACAAGTAGTGTAATTTGaacatataatttgtacattttttaatcacattACTTCTTAAGCCTTCATTATAAAAATGTGGCCATGATGGTAAAACTGTTAATGTTGTACCAACTACCAAGGAAGTTTCAAATCCAGCATCCCACTCCCAACTGCCAATAATGAGTTCAAAAAGTTGTCACTCTGGGAAGGACGTTCAAAATAATTCCTCAGGTGTATAAGTGCCTTTAAAGTTGGATATTCTGTGCCACCAAGTACTCATaaggaactgaaattaaatgttctataGTTTCTCCATGCTCTTGAAATTCCTTCATTATACACTTTcatttgtatatgtacatgtacaagtactgtaatatacaatacatttactgtatattcaagatagttcatgatcattgttcaataatagtgcattatttcaaacaaaatacattgtaaactgTTTGACTCTGAATTTTGATGTCAGagaaataatatgatatatcacATTTCAGTCTGATTACCATGTGTAGTAGACTCTCATTACACATCAAAAACACAGGATTAACACAAACTGGTTACAAGTTATGACAAAGAAATCTTCATGGTCCCACtgtggattttgttttttcatttgttgtgtTTTACAACAATTCTTGGTTAAAAAAATTGCTTcgaagttcaaaaaaaaaagaagaaaataaattcattgctACACAGTTCAAACTACAGGtacaaatgttcatgtgcattaacAGAACtagttttatttttatcaaaatgggccaaAGAACATACTGCACTTCTCATGaatgattttgtatgtaaagaaagTATATGTAAACAAGTTCTTGGTAGTTGTACAACTAAAAAACATACCGTACACatgtgtacacttgtatgtacatgtatgcatagatGAATATGCGATGTACAATTACATGTGCAGACAAACGGCATAACAGTTCAATTTTCAAACACCCACCCaaacacccaaaacacacaGCCCATCCCCACTTGCCATGGTCTGTAtgtacatacgtacatgtaatccactacatcacaaaaacacaaccttgaactaaaatatttcaacttttcCATAATCTTATCACTTGTAATTACGATATGTACCCATCAACATgtccaatgaaatgaaaatattcatgcctaaaaaacaaagtacagtatgaAAAGTaggtgtgtacaaatgtacatctgTATTGCAATTGCTTATATGAATAAGAGCAAGGTACAGTAATCGcagtgataaaaagaaaattattgtatATGTAGCGTAGAATTGCAAAAATTTAGGTGCACCAGAAACCAATGTACCAACCACTCACCATTACAAACCTTAAGGAGGAAAAACACCCACGGTGGAttcttgttttaaaacaatcatatgaattctctaaaaaacaattttcaaagcCCAAAGGtacaagctacatgtacatgtgtatatgtaacatttttcagtttaaaaaacaaaacaatcttaGCTacgatgtacaactgtacagctgtacatgattCTTCATGTTACCAGTATATCTGATAAGGCCTGAAAATTGGGTGCTTTTAAAAAAGTGGATATAATTGTCTAGATCACTTGGGCATCCACACAAAACCGTACTGTGTACACTGCTTACGTCAACACCCAGGCCAGACGCAATGCTAGCTATCAGAACTCTGATTTCACCATCTGTTGCCAACATGCTGTCAACAATTTCCTTTTGGATATCAGTTTCCGTGTTCCAGTGGTACATATAAACTTATTAACATACCTGTGGCAACCTTCTGGAAGCAGTGCCATAAAGGTCGCGTACACATTACTGCACAGTTTTCTTATCATCCTTTCACAACATGCACCATGGGTCTTCAAGTCATCTGCCAGCCACTTGAACATTGTATCTAAATCTCTTGCAGCAGACTTGACAACATGTTTCATATTTTGCTTGTCCGGCAACTGATTTACCCACACATAATTGCGAAGACCAAAGTTTTCGATGATACCGCTACGCACATCTCTGGTTGCAGTGGCTGTCAGGGCAACAGCGGGACTGACTGACGACTTGAGTTTCGATCGTTAttcacccaattttccatacGCTGCTCGAAATGCTTTGGTTTCTCCAGATGCGGTCCccctatttgaaaaataaaaaaaaaaccagtaagATAAAAAAGGAACgttttctacattgtacataagtGATTTTAATAATGCCTGCAGTCTCTACGATGCATATCACATAGCCATAAGACTGCATAATTTTATTCTATAGATGAACAAATATGAGTACATCTGCATACTGAAGCATGTTCCCATTTGAGCTTTTTctcaatgtacatgcacatgaagaATTAGTCTGCGGGCCACAGCGTGTGTCTCCATTGCTCCTCTGTGTAGAGGAGCAAAGCCGACGAGGCACAGGCTGTAGCTCACAGACTAAAGCTATGAAAaagcagtaggcctatgtgtaattGCATATAATGTATGCGAGAAAGTTACAGTAGTTACTctactgtacaaaacaattaaaccaGTGCAGTTACGGTG
This sequence is a window from Diadema setosum chromosome 13, eeDiaSeto1, whole genome shotgun sequence. Protein-coding genes within it:
- the LOC140237156 gene encoding UDP-N-acetylglucosamine transferase subunit ALG14-like, giving the protein MTSQTNVPLAAGILLGVVIVCFLRLMIVFRSLGKVKPKCVGRLKTLIVAGSGGHTTEILRLLSSLSDNYAPRVYILANTDKMSKDKIKAFEDSKDSKTREYIIQQIPRSREVRQSYITSILSTLYATAYAFPIIFRHAPDLVLVNGPGTCIPLCAAAFVMRFLGWKPVIQIYVESICRVQYLSVSGLIMYYFADHLMVQWPALKDKYPKAEYLGRIV